In Pseudomonas nunensis, a single window of DNA contains:
- a CDS encoding RidA family protein, with protein sequence MTQRDVVFPPGRQALYERNRYSPAIKSNGFLFVSGQVGSTEDGSPEPVLEDQVRLAFNNLNAILREAGCTFDDVIDVTVFIVNPQERFEKIWSVVPEFWGNAPHPTVTAVGVTWLYGFQFEIKVIAKLPEATTN encoded by the coding sequence ATGACTCAGCGTGATGTGGTTTTCCCGCCTGGACGACAGGCACTTTACGAGCGCAATCGCTACTCGCCAGCGATCAAATCTAATGGTTTCCTGTTCGTTTCGGGGCAAGTCGGCAGCACCGAGGACGGTTCGCCCGAGCCGGTTCTGGAGGATCAGGTGCGCCTCGCGTTCAACAACTTGAACGCGATCCTGCGTGAGGCCGGTTGCACGTTTGACGACGTGATTGATGTGACTGTGTTTATCGTCAATCCGCAGGAGCGGTTTGAAAAAATCTGGAGCGTGGTGCCGGAGTTCTGGGGCAATGCGCCGCATCCGACGGTAACCGCTGTGGGTGTGACTTGGCTGTATGGTTTCCAGTTCGAAATCAAAGTCATCGCCAAACTGCCGGAAGCCACCACGAACTGA